A single window of Halobacillus naozhouensis DNA harbors:
- a CDS encoding dihydrofolate reductase — protein sequence MISFVFAMDKNQLIGKDNDLPWYIPNDFKFFKETTWDETIIMGRKTFESFGKPLPNRKHIILTSREEYEVDGCEVIHSIDEIIKLNQTYPEKEWFVIGGGVLFEAMLPYADRMYMTYIDHAFKGDAYFPSYEEADWRLVEETKGAKDEKNPYDYYFRIYDRVRA from the coding sequence ATGATTTCTTTTGTGTTTGCAATGGATAAGAATCAATTAATTGGTAAAGATAATGACTTGCCATGGTATATTCCTAACGACTTCAAATTTTTTAAAGAAACCACATGGGATGAAACAATCATTATGGGAAGAAAAACATTCGAATCTTTCGGTAAGCCCCTGCCTAATCGAAAACATATCATTCTGACTTCAAGGGAAGAATATGAAGTGGACGGGTGTGAAGTCATCCATTCGATTGATGAGATTATTAAGCTAAATCAAACCTATCCTGAAAAAGAATGGTTTGTGATTGGCGGGGGTGTTCTGTTTGAAGCAATGCTGCCTTACGCAGATCGAATGTACATGACGTATATAGATCATGCCTTCAAGGGAGATGCGTACTTTCCATCCTATGAAGAAGCGGATTGGCGGCTGGTTGAGGAAACGAAAGGTGCTAAGGATGAAAAAAACCCCTATGATTATTATTTTAGAATCTATGACCGGGTGAGAGCTTGA
- a CDS encoding thymidylate synthase codes for MSQNEMSYLDLCKHVLENGTKKEDRTGTGTYSAFGYQMRFNLQKGFPLLTTKRVPFRLIVSELLWFIQGDTNIRYLLQHNNNIWNEWAFESYINSEEYNGPDMSDFGRRVQHDPEFKKVYDKEMSVFKQRILEENDFSERFGNLGSVYGKQWRDWKTSRGETIDQLANVINSIKTNPDSRRHIVTAWNPEDVPSNMALPPCHTMFQFYVADGRLSCQLYQRSGDIFLGVPFNIASYALLTHLIAHECNLEVGEFIHTLGDAHIYGNHLDQIHIQLKREPRTLPELLLNQDKSSLFDFTIEDIHLEGYDPHSGIKAPVAV; via the coding sequence ATGAGTCAGAACGAAATGAGTTATTTAGATTTATGTAAACATGTATTAGAAAACGGTACTAAAAAAGAAGACAGAACAGGAACTGGTACCTACTCTGCTTTCGGCTATCAAATGCGATTTAATTTACAGAAAGGCTTCCCGCTTCTGACAACTAAAAGGGTTCCTTTTCGGCTGATCGTAAGTGAACTGCTCTGGTTTATACAGGGAGATACGAATATTCGTTATTTGTTACAGCATAACAATAATATTTGGAACGAATGGGCCTTTGAATCTTACATTAATAGTGAAGAGTATAATGGGCCGGACATGTCAGACTTTGGAAGACGCGTTCAACATGACCCGGAATTTAAAAAAGTGTATGATAAAGAAATGAGCGTGTTCAAACAACGAATTCTTGAAGAAAACGATTTTAGCGAGCGATTTGGAAATCTTGGCTCCGTTTACGGGAAGCAATGGCGTGACTGGAAAACATCAAGAGGAGAAACGATTGACCAATTGGCTAATGTCATCAACAGTATAAAAACTAACCCTGATTCAAGAAGGCATATTGTGACGGCGTGGAATCCTGAAGACGTACCATCAAATATGGCATTGCCGCCATGTCATACGATGTTCCAATTTTATGTTGCCGATGGTCGCCTATCTTGTCAGCTTTATCAAAGAAGCGGAGATATTTTCCTAGGGGTTCCTTTTAATATTGCGAGCTATGCTTTATTGACACATTTAATTGCCCATGAATGTAATCTGGAAGTTGGAGAGTTTATTCACACACTTGGGGATGCACATATTTACGGCAATCATTTAGACCAGATTCATATCCAACTTAAGAGGGAGCCGCGCACGCTGCCTGAACTTCTTCTTAATCAGGATAAGTCCAGTCTGTTTGACTTTACGATTGAGGATATTCATCTAGAAGGATATGATCCTCATTCAGGGATTAAAGCCCCCGTCGCTGTCTGA
- a CDS encoding uracil-DNA glycosylase — protein sequence MKIFQNDWANILGEELHKPYYLKLRERLKKEYQAQKVFPHMNDIYAAFHLTSFQHTKVVIIGQDPYHGVGQAHGFSFSVKKGVSIPPSLRNIYKELADDLGVSPPDHGNLEAWAEQGVLLLNTVLTVRAHQAHSHKGIGWERFTDRVIEALNEREKPLVFILWGKHAQNKAKSVDRSKHAVIESVHPSPLSAHRGFFGSRPFSRSNRFLQSIGEQPINWVS from the coding sequence ATGAAAATCTTTCAGAATGATTGGGCGAACATCTTAGGTGAGGAGCTTCATAAGCCCTACTATTTAAAATTAAGAGAACGTTTAAAAAAAGAATATCAAGCACAGAAGGTATTTCCCCACATGAATGACATTTATGCAGCCTTTCATCTAACTTCTTTTCAGCACACGAAGGTGGTTATCATTGGACAGGACCCTTACCACGGAGTGGGGCAGGCACATGGTTTTAGTTTCTCTGTTAAGAAAGGTGTTTCGATTCCGCCATCGCTTCGAAATATTTATAAGGAATTAGCGGACGATTTAGGAGTGTCACCACCTGATCATGGTAATTTAGAGGCATGGGCAGAGCAAGGTGTCTTGCTGCTAAACACTGTCCTTACCGTCCGAGCTCATCAGGCTCATTCGCACAAAGGGATCGGATGGGAAAGGTTTACCGATCGTGTCATCGAAGCGTTAAACGAGAGGGAGAAGCCTTTGGTGTTTATATTGTGGGGAAAGCATGCCCAAAATAAAGCAAAATCTGTGGATCGAAGTAAACATGCTGTTATTGAATCTGTGCACCCGAGCCCATTATCCGCTCATCGAGGGTTCTTTGGCAGCCGCCCATTTTCAAGGAGTAACAGATTTCTCCAGTCTATTGGTGAACAGCCTATTAATTGGGTATCGTAA
- the vrrA gene encoding VrrA/YqfQ family protein, producing MFYRNPPPHGPMGWGRGYNPGYQQPQGMQKFLAPFLNRGGARSYGGASRFGGGSFMNAFPPTAAAQTAAGGGNWLGHLQGALKAVQSAAPMVQQYGPMVKNIPAMINMMKLMNESDEETDDNEDSKDLASKSKDVSVDEEKEETQTRKRQGTSQPKLYI from the coding sequence ATGTTTTATAGAAATCCACCGCCTCATGGCCCTATGGGCTGGGGAAGAGGATATAATCCTGGTTATCAGCAGCCACAGGGTATGCAGAAATTTCTTGCTCCCTTTTTGAATCGTGGCGGTGCAAGGTCTTATGGTGGGGCCTCAAGGTTTGGCGGCGGTTCCTTCATGAATGCATTTCCTCCAACTGCTGCAGCGCAGACAGCTGCTGGCGGCGGAAACTGGCTTGGGCATCTCCAGGGAGCTTTAAAAGCAGTACAGTCAGCAGCTCCTATGGTGCAGCAATACGGACCAATGGTTAAAAACATTCCAGCCATGATTAATATGATGAAGTTAATGAATGAATCAGATGAGGAAACGGATGATAACGAAGACAGTAAGGATTTAGCCAGTAAAAGTAAAGATGTCAGCGTAGATGAAGAAAAGGAAGAAACTCAAACGCGAAAACGCCAAGGAACATCCCAGCCTAAGTTATATATTTAA
- a CDS encoding YozE family protein, with the protein MRSFYHYMMRYRGNKQADEERQLADWMFKDHSFPKQATSYHELSSYLEWNIPFTNALAVFDRLYENYQLEEKE; encoded by the coding sequence ATGCGATCGTTTTATCATTATATGATGCGTTATCGTGGAAACAAACAGGCGGACGAGGAGAGACAGCTGGCTGATTGGATGTTTAAAGATCACAGTTTTCCTAAACAAGCTACCTCGTATCATGAATTAAGCAGCTATTTAGAGTGGAATATTCCCTTTACCAACGCCTTAGCTGTATTTGACCGCCTGTATGAAAACTACCAATTAGAAGAAAAGGAATGA
- a CDS encoding DUF2584 family protein: MSTPLSMEWSLITEGKEQRVHSDDNLFQIVFDGYKLFPMNEKLEVRRNQKADQIGTGIIEELILKNNTTICKYRLISLYSVN, translated from the coding sequence ATGTCTACACCGCTATCAATGGAATGGTCGTTAATTACAGAAGGGAAAGAACAAAGAGTTCATTCAGATGATAATTTGTTCCAAATCGTATTCGATGGCTACAAACTATTTCCGATGAATGAAAAGTTAGAAGTAAGGAGAAATCAGAAGGCTGACCAAATCGGCACGGGCATTATTGAAGAACTTATCTTAAAAAACAACACAACGATTTGCAAATACCGATTAATTTCACTTTATTCCGTCAACTGA
- a CDS encoding exonuclease SbcCD subunit D — MTEDQRFILKQFLTVVEEQQPDVIIIAGDLYDRAIPPKQAVELLNDTLTTLINDFNIPVLAISGNHDSPDRLEFGSQLFRKQQLYLDTKLSEEYQAVTLYDESGPVHFHLVPYVEPAEVAYQFDDDEVRSHQQAAEKLIKYITERYDMEERHVWIGHAFLAGGMESESEERLSMIGGSPYIDTELFKPFTYVALGHLHQSQKVGAEKVRYSGSILKYSFSEVTHKKSVTIVDMDEKGELGIDKVPLRPIRDFERIEGYFDELMRGDAADHPDSYLHVRLLDDGQLIDPMGKLRKLYPNILHLERKISSQPKQSEDIQKMKERQRLSPATLFASFYQEIKGETIPNHRKKLVEETIETLKQQERGQ; from the coding sequence ATGACTGAAGATCAACGCTTTATTCTGAAGCAATTTCTGACGGTCGTTGAAGAGCAACAGCCTGATGTGATCATTATTGCGGGCGATTTATACGATCGTGCTATTCCGCCCAAGCAAGCTGTCGAACTATTGAATGATACGTTAACAACACTCATCAATGACTTCAATATCCCGGTTCTTGCTATTTCCGGGAACCATGACAGTCCGGATCGCCTGGAATTTGGATCGCAACTGTTTAGAAAACAACAGCTTTACCTCGACACCAAGTTATCAGAGGAATATCAAGCGGTGACTCTCTATGATGAAAGTGGCCCGGTTCATTTCCACCTTGTTCCGTACGTGGAACCAGCAGAAGTGGCTTATCAATTTGATGATGACGAAGTACGTTCACATCAGCAAGCTGCTGAAAAGCTTATTAAATATATTACGGAACGGTACGATATGGAAGAGCGTCATGTTTGGATCGGCCATGCTTTTCTGGCGGGAGGTATGGAATCTGAATCGGAAGAAAGATTGTCAATGATTGGTGGTAGTCCATACATTGATACAGAACTGTTTAAGCCTTTCACCTATGTAGCTCTGGGTCATTTACATCAGTCCCAAAAGGTTGGTGCGGAAAAGGTTCGTTATAGCGGTTCGATTTTAAAATACTCTTTTTCCGAAGTGACTCATAAGAAATCCGTGACGATCGTTGATATGGACGAGAAGGGAGAGCTTGGAATAGATAAGGTGCCGCTTCGGCCAATTCGCGATTTTGAACGAATAGAAGGTTATTTCGACGAACTGATGCGGGGGGATGCTGCAGATCATCCTGATAGTTATTTACATGTTCGGTTACTTGATGATGGCCAGTTGATAGACCCAATGGGGAAATTGAGAAAGCTGTATCCTAACATCCTGCACTTGGAGCGAAAAATTTCCTCGCAACCTAAGCAGTCAGAAGACATTCAGAAAATGAAAGAACGGCAGCGTCTGTCTCCAGCTACTTTATTCGCCTCTTTTTATCAAGAAATAAAGGGTGAGACGATCCCAAATCATCGTAAAAAGCTTGTGGAAGAAACGATAGAAACGTTAAAACAACAAGAGAGGGGGCAGTAG
- the tatC gene encoding twin-arginine translocase subunit TatC, with the protein MSDEQYNHNDIEMNVTDHLSELRKRIIWTLATFIIFFILGFIYVREIYSFFERDIPFELNMTSPGEIIWIFFSMASLVALVATLPMLSLQLWLFVKPALTPKERKISLAYIPAVFLLFVAGLSFGYTVFVQLILPFLLSLNDGMFNELFTVERYFKFVFRVTIPFALLFEIPIVVMFLTSLGLVNPELLIKIRKYAYFVLAIIGTMITPPDFVLQIVVAIPLIILYEISIILSRIVYRKKLKAHQEFMED; encoded by the coding sequence ATGTCTGATGAACAATATAATCATAACGATATAGAGATGAACGTAACCGACCATCTAAGTGAACTTCGGAAGCGGATTATATGGACACTGGCTACGTTTATTATCTTTTTTATTTTAGGATTTATTTATGTTAGGGAAATTTATAGTTTTTTTGAACGAGATATTCCGTTTGAACTCAATATGACAAGTCCTGGGGAAATTATTTGGATCTTTTTCTCGATGGCAAGTCTTGTCGCGTTAGTTGCCACATTGCCTATGCTGAGTTTACAGCTCTGGCTATTCGTAAAACCGGCTCTTACGCCTAAAGAACGGAAGATCTCTTTAGCTTACATACCTGCTGTTTTCTTACTGTTTGTAGCTGGTTTAAGTTTTGGCTACACAGTATTTGTACAACTGATTTTACCTTTTTTACTGTCATTAAATGATGGAATGTTTAATGAATTGTTTACGGTTGAACGTTACTTTAAGTTTGTCTTCCGAGTTACAATTCCATTTGCCCTGCTCTTTGAAATCCCGATTGTCGTCATGTTTTTAACAAGTCTTGGTCTAGTCAATCCAGAACTTCTCATTAAAATCAGAAAGTATGCTTATTTCGTTCTGGCCATCATTGGGACGATGATTACGCCTCCTGATTTTGTGCTGCAAATTGTTGTGGCGATTCCTTTGATTATTTTGTATGAAATAAGCATTATTCTGTCTCGAATCGTTTACAGAAAAAAACTCAAGGCTCATCAGGAATTTATGGAAGACTAA
- the tatA gene encoding twin-arginine translocase TatA/TatE family subunit codes for MLSSIGIPGLILILLVALVVFGPKKLPEIGKATGQTLKEFKNSARDLTGDAQKEISDAKQMINDKDSNKQN; via the coding sequence ATGCTGTCAAGTATAGGAATTCCTGGATTAATACTTATTTTACTTGTTGCACTAGTTGTCTTTGGGCCGAAGAAACTGCCTGAGATCGGAAAAGCAACTGGACAAACATTGAAGGAATTTAAAAACTCCGCCCGGGATTTGACGGGAGATGCTCAGAAAGAAATATCTGATGCTAAACAAATGATCAATGATAAAGATTCTAACAAACAGAATTAA
- the mobA gene encoding molybdenum cofactor guanylyltransferase has protein sequence MIEPREICGAVLAGGGSTRMGTDKAVLPLGDQTVLERITNELSHCCDRVVINRDQPFPTTALTIDVVHDTFLDAGPLAGLHAVLKNGSESFVLLSACDTPFIQKEVFHEMFQAFSKEKHAIVPIYENRIQPLSGIYRRSLLPVVERLLQEGQRSMRSLLDQINVQYMSDFRSISEEAAADHFFNMNTQEEYDTARTLLRKYR, from the coding sequence ATGATTGAACCGAGGGAAATTTGTGGAGCCGTACTGGCTGGTGGCGGTTCTACAAGGATGGGGACGGATAAAGCAGTTCTGCCTTTAGGGGATCAAACAGTACTCGAGAGAATTACTAATGAACTATCCCATTGTTGTGATCGCGTAGTCATCAATCGGGATCAGCCGTTTCCAACAACTGCCCTGACTATAGATGTGGTCCATGATACCTTTCTCGACGCCGGGCCGCTAGCTGGCTTACATGCCGTTCTGAAAAATGGGAGCGAATCTTTCGTCTTGCTGTCAGCCTGTGACACGCCGTTTATTCAAAAAGAAGTTTTCCATGAAATGTTTCAAGCATTCTCAAAAGAAAAACATGCTATTGTGCCCATCTATGAAAACAGGATTCAACCACTTTCAGGGATTTACAGAAGAAGTCTGCTTCCAGTTGTTGAGCGATTATTGCAGGAGGGACAGCGAAGTATGCGCTCATTGCTTGATCAAATCAATGTGCAATACATGTCAGATTTTCGCTCCATTTCTGAAGAAGCGGCAGCCGATCATTTTTTTAATATGAATACACAAGAGGAGTATGATACTGCCCGCACTCTTTTGAGAAAATATCGGTAA
- a CDS encoding SbcC/MukB-like Walker B domain-containing protein encodes MKALSLTMNAFGPYKTRQIIDFTELGEESIFLITGPTGAGKTTIFDAICFALYGRASGTDRDQDTLRSHFSEPEDTTFVDFHFSLRGKEYRIVRMPKQLKKKERGDGFKEEPTRAEFYMIQPEGAQLLVSKIKEVNDYVEQLLSLDYEQFRKMIMIPQGEFRKLISENSKEREEILQRIFRTHFYSELTDYFKQSSKSLQEEMEQFQWKIEQAVNRIYWGEEKVANTNDENPDHILERLNNHLSSQLEQKNAQTSQLTSLMKETDRAQELYYDAKAVEGLFKEQEALQKEATELADQDQYIQAVEQRVTAAKQAQEVLPYERQVKDRQKELTNLMQDQQHKKQRKLEIEQSFKEVAASYEQQAENESYREHLKEQWKRKREMGEKLDKLVTLENKLKEYDEALKQEEIKLKEIRENKENSIKQKQRLVEKSANEREITAERYHYKEQLDDLKRQKRDASSLKKEWNKLLELRSHYQSLVKTFNEMKVEREKARDEYEAAVEQLKQHHAYHLASELQENVPCPVCGAHEHPALAVKPPGVQSVEVMDHLKATFEQQDHIFQKHQEQLLMVKAEGESQKQLVEGLFSPYDQKVDGRSTEALDKFYTDICKHLQSKERKLNELDKQLVSIQEAAKQLTKLEEQLDQVEKEEEEHTQQYHFLQQEKIRFSTQRDEMKQTYSFETTDRKQMNQLVAASEKQFREALQEWEMVHEHFNKVDQMFKEAQTEETQVLHFLQKAESILSDKENEFNQTLDQFHFQSVEQYQSALLPKEEVHSLNEKLEKYHNRKAIVQERIKEISARLAVQERPKLEELEQTWQYKKQQVQVKQRYINELEINYNQNKDVQFTMQSLLEHQRDKAKQYYDLAELANLAKGNNPLRLSLERYVLASYLDEILIQANIRLDQMTDHRYQLVRSQEIAKKGAQSGLDLEVIDHHTGQQRSVRTLSGGEGFKASLSLALGMADVVQSHAGGVQLDTLFIDEGFGTLDELSLEQAIDCLRGLQDGNRMLGIISHVSQLKEEIPAKLHIHSGQEGSTVQFTFQ; translated from the coding sequence ATGAAAGCATTATCGCTCACAATGAATGCCTTCGGGCCTTATAAAACGCGGCAAATCATTGATTTTACCGAGTTAGGTGAAGAATCTATTTTCTTGATTACTGGTCCAACCGGCGCGGGTAAAACTACCATTTTCGATGCCATATGTTTTGCTTTATATGGCAGAGCCAGTGGTACAGACCGTGACCAGGATACGTTACGCAGTCACTTTTCTGAACCGGAGGACACCACTTTTGTTGATTTTCATTTTAGCTTGCGAGGTAAAGAATACAGAATTGTCCGTATGCCAAAACAACTGAAAAAGAAAGAACGTGGGGACGGCTTTAAAGAGGAGCCGACAAGGGCCGAGTTTTATATGATTCAACCAGAAGGTGCCCAATTACTCGTCTCTAAGATTAAAGAAGTGAATGATTACGTTGAACAATTGCTGAGTCTGGATTATGAACAGTTCCGGAAGATGATCATGATTCCCCAGGGTGAATTCAGAAAGCTAATCTCAGAAAATAGTAAAGAACGGGAAGAAATTTTACAGCGTATTTTCAGAACGCACTTTTATTCAGAACTTACGGATTATTTCAAGCAATCTTCAAAATCTTTGCAGGAGGAAATGGAGCAGTTTCAATGGAAAATTGAGCAGGCTGTCAATCGGATTTACTGGGGGGAAGAGAAGGTCGCGAATACAAATGACGAAAATCCTGATCATATTCTTGAACGGCTGAACAATCACTTGTCGAGCCAACTCGAGCAAAAAAACGCACAAACCTCGCAATTGACGTCGCTCATGAAGGAAACCGATCGTGCTCAAGAACTATATTATGATGCGAAGGCTGTAGAGGGATTATTTAAAGAACAGGAAGCACTGCAAAAAGAAGCAACGGAGCTGGCAGACCAAGATCAGTATATCCAAGCTGTGGAGCAAAGGGTGACAGCGGCAAAACAAGCTCAGGAAGTACTTCCTTACGAGCGGCAAGTGAAGGACAGACAGAAAGAGTTAACAAATCTCATGCAGGATCAGCAGCACAAAAAGCAAAGAAAGCTTGAAATTGAACAGAGCTTCAAGGAAGTGGCAGCCAGCTATGAACAGCAGGCAGAGAACGAATCTTACCGGGAGCATTTGAAGGAACAGTGGAAACGCAAGAGAGAAATGGGAGAAAAATTAGATAAGCTCGTTACATTAGAAAATAAACTGAAAGAATATGATGAAGCATTGAAACAAGAAGAAATTAAATTGAAAGAAATAAGAGAGAATAAAGAAAATAGTATCAAGCAAAAGCAGAGACTTGTGGAAAAGTCCGCTAATGAAAGAGAAATCACTGCTGAAAGATACCACTATAAAGAACAGCTGGATGATTTGAAAAGACAGAAGAGGGACGCGTCCTCCCTCAAAAAAGAGTGGAACAAGCTTCTTGAGTTGCGATCACACTATCAATCTCTAGTCAAAACTTTTAACGAAATGAAAGTGGAACGGGAAAAGGCCCGTGATGAATATGAAGCTGCTGTTGAACAATTGAAACAGCATCATGCTTATCATCTGGCAAGTGAGTTACAAGAAAATGTGCCCTGTCCCGTCTGTGGGGCGCATGAGCATCCTGCTCTGGCAGTTAAGCCGCCTGGAGTTCAAAGTGTTGAGGTGATGGATCATCTAAAAGCAACATTTGAACAGCAAGATCACATTTTTCAAAAACATCAAGAGCAACTATTAATGGTCAAGGCAGAGGGTGAATCTCAAAAGCAGCTTGTCGAAGGTTTATTCTCTCCATATGATCAGAAAGTAGATGGCCGGTCCACTGAAGCATTGGACAAGTTCTATACCGACATCTGCAAGCACTTGCAATCGAAAGAACGTAAGTTAAATGAACTTGATAAACAGCTAGTATCGATTCAAGAGGCTGCTAAACAACTAACTAAGCTTGAAGAACAACTTGATCAGGTGGAAAAGGAGGAAGAAGAACATACTCAGCAATATCACTTTCTCCAGCAGGAAAAGATTCGTTTTTCAACTCAAAGGGATGAAATGAAACAAACCTATTCCTTTGAAACAACAGACCGTAAGCAAATGAATCAACTTGTGGCAGCCAGTGAAAAACAATTTCGTGAGGCTTTACAAGAATGGGAAATGGTCCACGAGCATTTCAATAAAGTTGATCAAATGTTTAAAGAGGCTCAAACCGAAGAAACACAAGTTCTACATTTCCTCCAAAAAGCTGAGTCTATACTCTCGGATAAAGAAAACGAATTTAATCAAACGCTTGACCAATTTCACTTTCAGTCAGTGGAACAGTACCAAAGTGCGTTACTTCCTAAAGAGGAAGTTCATTCGCTTAATGAGAAACTAGAGAAGTATCATAATCGGAAGGCCATCGTGCAAGAAAGAATCAAAGAAATATCTGCTCGACTGGCTGTTCAAGAAAGGCCTAAGCTTGAGGAGTTAGAGCAAACGTGGCAGTATAAGAAACAGCAAGTCCAAGTTAAACAACGGTACATCAATGAATTAGAAATTAATTATAACCAAAATAAAGATGTCCAGTTTACTATGCAATCATTACTTGAACATCAGCGTGATAAAGCGAAACAATACTATGACTTAGCAGAACTTGCCAATCTAGCAAAAGGTAATAACCCGTTGCGTCTATCTCTAGAGCGATATGTGCTTGCATCCTATCTTGATGAGATCTTAATACAGGCTAATATTCGGCTGGATCAAATGACAGATCATCGTTATCAATTGGTTAGAAGCCAGGAAATTGCCAAAAAAGGTGCCCAGAGTGGATTGGATTTAGAAGTAATTGACCACCATACCGGGCAGCAGCGCTCAGTTAGGACATTGTCAGGCGGGGAAGGGTTTAAAGCAAGTTTAAGTTTAGCTCTTGGCATGGCTGATGTGGTTCAATCCCATGCTGGCGGTGTCCAACTTGACACGCTCTTTATCGATGAAGGATTTGGAACATTAGATGAATTATCTCTGGAACAGGCTATTGATTGTTTAAGAGGTTTACAAGATGGCAATCGGATGCTCGGTATTATTTCCCATGTATCACAGCTGAAAGAGGAGATTCCTGCTAAACTTCACATCCATTCAGGTCAGGAAGGATCCACTGTACAGTTTACGTTTCAATAG
- a CDS encoding twin-arginine translocase TatA/TatE family subunit, with the protein MLSNIGVPGLILILIIALVIFGPSKLPEIGKAFGSSLKEFKKATGDMMSDDQDSKKENKNK; encoded by the coding sequence ATGTTATCTAATATTGGTGTGCCGGGTCTGATTTTGATTTTAATTATTGCATTAGTCATCTTTGGCCCATCCAAATTGCCTGAGATCGGAAAGGCCTTTGGAAGTTCTCTTAAAGAATTTAAGAAAGCTACCGGTGATATGATGTCTGATGATCAGGATTCAAAGAAAGAGAACAAAAATAAGTAA